A stretch of DNA from Candidatus Krumholzibacteriia bacterium:
CGAGCGGGCCTTTGCCTTGGCGGCTTCTTCTTCGCGATTCTTCGGCGGTGCCGTGGTGACCATGCTGTGGATGAGGGTGCGCGCGATGGCGGCGATGTCGCGCACCGCGGCGTTGAATGCGATTTCGTTGGCTTTGGACGGCTTGGTGGTGCCGCTGATCTTGCGCACGAACTGCAGCGAGGCGTTGTAGACCTCGTCGTCGCTGGCGGGCGGCTCAAAGTTGAACAGCGGTCGGATGTTTCTGCACATGGCGGCCGTTCCTCCTACTGCTTGGTGGCCGATCGCTCGGCCCAGATTTCCGCGAGGCGCACGATGGTCTCCGCGGCCTTGTCCATCACCTGCACCGGCACCCACTCCAGCTTCGAGTGGATGGCCTCGCCGCCCGCAAACAGGTTGGGGCAGGGCAGTCCCATGTACGACAGCCGCGCGCCGTCGGTGCCGCCTCTTATAATGGTGTGGTTGGGCTTGATGCCGGCGCGCACGATGGCGTCCTCGGCGTACTTCACCAGCCGCGGCTCCTTTTCGATCTGGTAGAGCATGTTGCGGTACGACTCCTTCACCTCCACCGCCACCTTGGCCTTCGGATGCATCTTCTGCACCTCGTTGGCCACCTTCTTCAAGAGCGCCTCCTGCTTCTCGATGCCGGTCATCTCGAAATCGCGCAGCAGCATGCGCAGCTGCACCTTCTCCACCTGGCCGTCCACCATGTAGGGGTGGATGTAGCCCTCGCGCTTCTCGGTCATCTCCGGGCTCAGCTCGCGGGGGAGCTTGTCGAGGAAGTCGCCCAGCACGCGAATGGCGTTGACCAGCTTGTTCTTGGCGTAGCCGGGGTGCACGCCCACGCCGTCGATGGTAACGGTGGCGCCGAAGGCGTTGAAGGTCTCGTACTCGATCTCGCCCAGCGGGCCGCCGTCCATGGTGTAGGCGAAGTCCGCGCCGAAGCGCTTCACGTCGAAGTGATCGGCGCCCTTGCCGATCTCCTCGTCGGGCGTGAAGCCCACCTTGATGATGCCGCGAGGGATGTCGGGGTTGCGCAGGAAGAGCTCCACCGCGGTCATGATTTCCGCCACGCCGGCCTTGTCGTCCGCGCCCAGGAGCGTGGTGCCGTCGGAGGTGACGATGTCCATGCCGATGTACATTTTCTCCAGGTTGGGATACTCGCTGGCGTGGATGACCTGGGTGGTGTCGCCGGGCAGCACGATGTCGCCGCCCTGGTAGTTCTTGTGGATCACCGGCTTCACGTTGGTGCCGGTGATGGCGGGGGAGGTGTCCACGTGCGCGATGAACCCGATGACGGGCACCTTCATGGCGTGCTCGGGCGGCAGGTTGGACGGCACGGTGGCGAACACGTAGCCGTGTTCGTCGATGGTGGCGTCCTTGAGTCCCAGGCCCAGCA
This window harbors:
- the pepT gene encoding peptidase T, with the protein product MNAPKESLLDRFLRYVKIDTRSDEDSKTFPSTDKQWDLLRLLHEELLGLGLKDATIDEHGYVFATVPSNLPPEHAMKVPVIGFIAHVDTSPAITGTNVKPVIHKNYQGGDIVLPGDTTQVIHASEYPNLEKMYIGMDIVTSDGTTLLGADDKAGVAEIMTAVELFLRNPDIPRGIIKVGFTPDEEIGKGADHFDVKRFGADFAYTMDGGPLGEIEYETFNAFGATVTIDGVGVHPGYAKNKLVNAIRVLGDFLDKLPRELSPEMTEKREGYIHPYMVDGQVEKVQLRMLLRDFEMTGIEKQEALLKKVANEVQKMHPKAKVAVEVKESYRNMLYQIEKEPRLVKYAEDAIVRAGIKPNHTIIRGGTDGARLSYMGLPCPNLFAGGEAIHSKLEWVPVQVMDKAAETIVRLAEIWAERSATKQ
- a CDS encoding DUF2277 domain-containing protein; amino-acid sequence: MCRNIRPLFNFEPPASDDEVYNASLQFVRKISGTTKPSKANEIAFNAAVRDIAAIARTLIHSMVTTAPPKNREEEAAKAKARS